From the Rhinatrema bivittatum chromosome 3, aRhiBiv1.1, whole genome shotgun sequence genome, one window contains:
- the CHGB gene encoding LOW QUALITY PROTEIN: secretogranin-1 (The sequence of the model RefSeq protein was modified relative to this genomic sequence to represent the inferred CDS: deleted 1 base in 1 codon) codes for MPPAAPALGLLLLLAALAVVNSMPIENGDHPEELVTRCIIEVLSNALSKPNAPPINPECKQILRKSGKHDHEEKKNGGEIVQYEERHLKEPDDAETPQYLQTEADQYQNQEEIKRHREASEEKRHHEEDSKEELKHHIKAKEGHYSHEAQKKHHSEKRSKEEEEEEEEKYNKTYQNEERNKEKRQHDEEPDATGHGLSEGRLHPAAKGMEEFFDEDENEKRSDDHRHSEGREHSHEKKSHESDSEEQSHENHHHKFTHHDSHLIQGSEESEESKEAGEPEKRYYKARHYHEKQSIPASGEEKRNHHGEKRNRDEESDEEEAHFQDKQNYYEEGKSHQEEKKNYHGSHNSEEEEEKKHFGRGSEEDREKRHHGENEDEDEGKGHHSEERHYERKRHHNMESGEVRHHSEEKKHHSEESKENLEKRHAEERHYSEDQHHVQNSEEEQEKRHYREEEKRHQMGNSEEDIENRDDEVMKQYPDEGDESKEETRHRHKEGYKRHFVGENDRRSVGQYSPYDEYLRWKTRHFEKKGRLGDHVLDSEEDNKHNLHEKNLFPEYTDYDWWDKRQLIGPKNPSRIHKFDMKRQYNRMDELAQLLNYKKKSAEFPDFYNSDEEIKKRQAIPNERRILSQRPLAQEEEKDLRIWLQWIWSCKK; via the exons gtgacCCGGTGCATTATAGAAGTGCTTTCTAATGCTTTGTCTAAACCAAATGCTCCTCCAATAAATCCTGAGTGCAAACAGATTCTTAGGAAAA GTGGAAAGCATGATCACGAAGAAAAGAAAAACGGTGGTGAAATTGTACAATATGAagaaaggcacctgaaagaacCAGATGATGCTGAAACACCGCAGTACCTGCAAACAGAAGCAGATCAGTACCAAAATCAAGAAGAAATTAAAAGGCACAGGGAAGCAAGTGAGGAAAAACGACATCACGAGGAAGACAGTAAGGAAGAATTAAAGCACCATATCAAAGCAAAAGAAGGTCATTATTCTCATGAAGCACAAAAAAAGCATCATTCTGAGAAAAggagtaaggaggaggaggaagaagaggaagagaagtacAATAAAACCTatcaaaatgaagaaagaaataaggaaaaaaggCAGCATGATGAAGAGCCAGATGCTACAGGGCATGGGCTTTCTGAGGGAAGACTCCATCCTGCTGCTAAAGGTATGGAAGAGTTTTTTGATGAAGATGAAAATGAGAAGCGATCTGACGATCACAGGCATTCTGAGGGGAGGGAGCACAGTCATGAGAAAAAA AGTCATGAAAGTGACAGCGAGGAGCAGAGTCATGAAAACCACCACCATAAGTTTACGCATCATGACTCCCACCTGATTCAGGGCTCAGAAGagtcagaagaaagcaaagaagcAGGAGAGCCAGAAAAACGATATTACAAAGCAAGACATTACCACGAAAAGCAAAGCATCCCTGCTTCTGGTGAGGAAAAGAGAAATCAccatggagaaaaaagaaaccgAGATGAAGAGTCggatgaagaggaggcccatttCCAGGACAAGCAAAATTATTATGAGGAAGGGAAGAGTCACcaagaggagaaaaagaattaTCATGGAAGTCACAAttctgaagaggaggaagaaaagaaacactttggaagaggaagtgaggaagacagagagaaaagACATCATGGTGAGAACGAAGATGAAGATGAGGGCAAGGGACACCACAGTGAAGAAAGGCACTATGAAAGAAAGAGGCACCACAACATGGAAAGCGGAGAAGTGAGGCATCATTCTGAAGAAAAGAAGCATCACAGTGAGGAGAGCAAGGAAAACCTTGAGAAACGCCACGCTGAGGAGAGGCACTATAGTGAAGACCAACACCATGTTCAAAACAGCGAAGAGGAACAGGAAAAGAGACATTacagggaagaggagaaaaggcatCAGATGGGTAATTCTGAAGAAGACATAGAGAACAGAGATGATGAAGTCATGAAGCAGTACCCTGATGAAGGTGAtgaaagcaaagaagaaacaagacATCGACATAAGGAAGGATATAAGAGACACTTTGTTGGAGAGAATGACAGAAGATCTGTGGGTCAGTACAGTCCTTATGATGAATACCTAAGGTGGAAAACAAGGCACTTTGAAAAAAAGGGCAGGTTGGGCGACCATGTTTTGGATAGTGAAGAAGACAACAAGCACAACCTGCATGAGAAAAATCTCTTCCCGGAATACACAGACTATGACTGGTGGGACAAAAGACAACTCATAGGACCAAAGAATCCTTCCAGAATCCACAAATTTGACATGAAAAGACAGTATAACCGAATGGATGAACTGGCACAGCTCTTAAATTACAAGAAAAAATCAGCTGAATTCCCAGACTTTTACAACTCtgatgaagaaattaaaaaacgaCAAGCAATACCGAATGAAAGGCGCATTCTCAGTCAGAGGCCACTGGCACAAGAAGAG